The Numenius arquata chromosome 26, bNumArq3.hap1.1, whole genome shotgun sequence genome has a segment encoding these proteins:
- the RHOBTB2 gene encoding rho-related BTB domain-containing protein 2 isoform X1, translating into METPGKGSPAGKMTAMARSLSQLMDSDMDYERPNVETIKCVVVGDNAVGKTRLICARACNATLTQYQLLATHVPTVWAIDQYRVCQEVLERSRDVVDDVSVSLRLWDTFGDHHKDRRFAYGRSDVVVLCFSIANPNSLHHVKTMWYPEIKHFCPRAPVILVGCQLDLRYADLEAVNRARRPLARPIKPNEILPPEKGREVAKELGIPYYETSVVAQFGIKDVFDNAIRAALISRRHLQFWKSHLRNVQRPLLQAPFLPPKPPPPIIIVPDPPSNNEERPAHLLEDPLCADVILVLQEKIKIYAHKIYLSTSSSKFYDLFLMDLSEEDQQSTAGHGFGAAVTAAAERMLHQEERHHGRDFLLRAASFDICESTEEAGSGQRKPCLRASTSDGILRGNRYENGERGLRRGRDLSSWSRAFTSIQEEMAEDPLTYKSKLMVVVKMDASIQPGPFRAVLKYLYTGELDENERDLMHIAHIAELLEVFDLRMMVANILNNEAFMNQEITKAFHVRRTNRVKECLAKGTFSDVTFVLDDGAISAHKPLLISSCDWMAAMFGGPFVESSTNEVALPYTSKSCMRAVLEYLYTGQFSSSPDLDDMKLIILANRLCLPHLVALTEQYTVTGLMEAAQMMVDIDGDVLVFLELAQFHCAYQLADWCLHHICTNYNNVCRKFPRDMKAMSGENQEYFEKHRWPPVWYLKEEDHYQRAKKEREKEDYLHLKRQPKRRWLFWNASSSPSSSPSSSAATASSSSPSSSSSAVV; encoded by the exons ATGGAAACCCCAGGGAAAGGCAGCCCCGCCGGGAAGATGACTGCCATGGCTCGCAGCCT GTCCCAATTAATGGATTCTGACATGGATTATGAGAGGCCAAACGTAGAAACTATCAAGTGCGTCGTGGTCGGGGACAACGCAGTGGGCAAGACCCGGCTCATCTGTGCCCGTGCCTGCAACGCCACGCTGACCCAGTACCAGCTCCTCGCCACCCACGTGCCCACGGTGTGGGCCATCGACCAGTACCGCGTCTGCCAGGAg GTGCTGGAGCGCTCCCGGGATGTGGTAGATGATGTTAGTGTGTCCTTGCGGCTCTGGGACACCTTTGGTGACCACCACAAAGACCGACGCTTTGCCTATGGCAG GTCCGACGTTGTGGTTCTGTGCTTCTCCATCGCTAACCCCAACTCCCTGCACCATGTGAAGACCATGTGGTACCCGGAGATCAAGCACTTCTGTCCCCGCGCGCCCGTCATCCTGGTGGGCTGCCAGCTCGACCTCCGCTACGCCGACCTGGAGGCCGTCAATCGGGCACGGCGACCCTTGGCCAG GCCAATCAAACCTAATGAGATCCTTCCcccggagaaggggagggaggtagCCAAGGAGCTGGGGATCCCCTATTACGAGACGAGCGTGGTGGCCCAGTTTGGCATCAAGGACGTCTTTGACAATGCCATCCGTGCCGCCCTCATCTCCCGCCGTCACCTGCAGTTCTGGAAGTCCCATCTCCGCAATGTGCAGCGAcccctcctccaagcccccttcctgccccccaagccTCCTCCGCCCATCATCATcgtcccagatcctccttccaacAACGAGGAGCGCCCAGCCCACCTCTTGGAGGACCCACTGTGCGCGGACGTCATCCTGGTGCTGCAAGAGAAGATCAAAATCTACGCACACAAGATCTacctctccacctcctcctccaaatTTTACGACCTGTTCCTCATGGACCTGAGCGAGGAGGACCAGCAGAGCACGGCGGGGCACGGCTTCGGGGCGGCCGTCACCGCGGCCGCCGAGAGGATGCTGCACCAAGAGGAGAGGCACCACGGGCGGGATTTCCTCCTCCGAGCCGCTAGTTTTGATATCTGCGAGAGCACCGAGGAGGCCGGATCCGGCCAGCGCAAACCGTGCCTTAGAGCCTCCACCAGTGATGGGATCCTGCGGGGCAACCGCTACGAGAACGGGGAGCGTGGGCTGCGGcggggaagggacctctcctctTGGAGCCGGGCTTTCACCAGCATCCAGGAGGAGATGGCAGAAGACCCGCTGACCTACAAGTCCAAGCTTATGGTGGTGGTGAAGATGGATGCTTCCATCCAGCCGGGTCCTTTCCGGGCCGTGCTGAAGTACCTTTACACGGGGGAGCTGGATGAGAACGAGCGGGACCTCATGCACATCGCTCACATCGCTGAGCTGCTGGAGGTGTTCGACCTCCGCATGATGGTGGCCAACATCCTCAACAACGAGGCGTTCATGAACCAGGAGATCACCAAAGCCTTCCACGTCCGGAGGACCAACCGGGTGAAGGAATGCCTGGCCAAGGGGACTTTCTCGG ATGTCACCTTCGTGCTGGATGACGGTGCTATCAGTGCCCACAAGCCCCTGCTCATCTCCAGCTGCGACTGGATGGCTGCAATGTTCGGCGGCCCCTTCGTGGAGAGCTCCACCAACGAG GTGGCACTTCCTTACACCAGCAAGAGCTGCATGCGGGCGGTGCTGGAGTACCTCTACACCGGGCAGTTCAGCTCCAGCCCCGACCTCGACGACATGAAGCTCATCATCCTCGCCAACCGCCTCTGCCTGCCACATCTGGTGGCTCTCACCG AGCAGTACACCGTCACCGGTCTGATGGAGGCAGCCCAGATGATGGTGGACATCGATGGGGACGTGCTGGTGTTCCTGGAGCTGGCTCAG TTCCATTGCGCCTACCAGCTCGCCGACTGGTGCCTCCACCACATCTGCACCAACTACAACAACGTCTGCCGCAAGTTCCCCCGGGACATGAAGGCCATGTCGGGAG AGAACCAGGAGTACTTCGAGAAGCACCGCTGGCCGCCGGTGTGGTACCTGAAGGAGGAGGATCACTACCAGCGGGCGAAGAAGGAGCGGGAGAAGGAAGACTACCTCCACCTCAAACGGCAGCCCAAGAGGCGGTGGCTCTTCTGGAacgcttcctcctctccttcctcctctccttcatcGTCGGCAGccacagcctcctcttcctccccctcctcctcctcctcggctgtGGTTTGA
- the RHOBTB2 gene encoding rho-related BTB domain-containing protein 2 isoform X3, producing the protein MLVSQLMDSDMDYERPNVETIKCVVVGDNAVGKTRLICARACNATLTQYQLLATHVPTVWAIDQYRVCQEVLERSRDVVDDVSVSLRLWDTFGDHHKDRRFAYGRSDVVVLCFSIANPNSLHHVKTMWYPEIKHFCPRAPVILVGCQLDLRYADLEAVNRARRPLARPIKPNEILPPEKGREVAKELGIPYYETSVVAQFGIKDVFDNAIRAALISRRHLQFWKSHLRNVQRPLLQAPFLPPKPPPPIIIVPDPPSNNEERPAHLLEDPLCADVILVLQEKIKIYAHKIYLSTSSSKFYDLFLMDLSEEDQQSTAGHGFGAAVTAAAERMLHQEERHHGRDFLLRAASFDICESTEEAGSGQRKPCLRASTSDGILRGNRYENGERGLRRGRDLSSWSRAFTSIQEEMAEDPLTYKSKLMVVVKMDASIQPGPFRAVLKYLYTGELDENERDLMHIAHIAELLEVFDLRMMVANILNNEAFMNQEITKAFHVRRTNRVKECLAKGTFSDVTFVLDDGAISAHKPLLISSCDWMAAMFGGPFVESSTNEVALPYTSKSCMRAVLEYLYTGQFSSSPDLDDMKLIILANRLCLPHLVALTEQYTVTGLMEAAQMMVDIDGDVLVFLELAQFHCAYQLADWCLHHICTNYNNVCRKFPRDMKAMSGENQEYFEKHRWPPVWYLKEEDHYQRAKKEREKEDYLHLKRQPKRRWLFWNASSSPSSSPSSSAATASSSSPSSSSSAVV; encoded by the exons ATGTTGGT GTCCCAATTAATGGATTCTGACATGGATTATGAGAGGCCAAACGTAGAAACTATCAAGTGCGTCGTGGTCGGGGACAACGCAGTGGGCAAGACCCGGCTCATCTGTGCCCGTGCCTGCAACGCCACGCTGACCCAGTACCAGCTCCTCGCCACCCACGTGCCCACGGTGTGGGCCATCGACCAGTACCGCGTCTGCCAGGAg GTGCTGGAGCGCTCCCGGGATGTGGTAGATGATGTTAGTGTGTCCTTGCGGCTCTGGGACACCTTTGGTGACCACCACAAAGACCGACGCTTTGCCTATGGCAG GTCCGACGTTGTGGTTCTGTGCTTCTCCATCGCTAACCCCAACTCCCTGCACCATGTGAAGACCATGTGGTACCCGGAGATCAAGCACTTCTGTCCCCGCGCGCCCGTCATCCTGGTGGGCTGCCAGCTCGACCTCCGCTACGCCGACCTGGAGGCCGTCAATCGGGCACGGCGACCCTTGGCCAG GCCAATCAAACCTAATGAGATCCTTCCcccggagaaggggagggaggtagCCAAGGAGCTGGGGATCCCCTATTACGAGACGAGCGTGGTGGCCCAGTTTGGCATCAAGGACGTCTTTGACAATGCCATCCGTGCCGCCCTCATCTCCCGCCGTCACCTGCAGTTCTGGAAGTCCCATCTCCGCAATGTGCAGCGAcccctcctccaagcccccttcctgccccccaagccTCCTCCGCCCATCATCATcgtcccagatcctccttccaacAACGAGGAGCGCCCAGCCCACCTCTTGGAGGACCCACTGTGCGCGGACGTCATCCTGGTGCTGCAAGAGAAGATCAAAATCTACGCACACAAGATCTacctctccacctcctcctccaaatTTTACGACCTGTTCCTCATGGACCTGAGCGAGGAGGACCAGCAGAGCACGGCGGGGCACGGCTTCGGGGCGGCCGTCACCGCGGCCGCCGAGAGGATGCTGCACCAAGAGGAGAGGCACCACGGGCGGGATTTCCTCCTCCGAGCCGCTAGTTTTGATATCTGCGAGAGCACCGAGGAGGCCGGATCCGGCCAGCGCAAACCGTGCCTTAGAGCCTCCACCAGTGATGGGATCCTGCGGGGCAACCGCTACGAGAACGGGGAGCGTGGGCTGCGGcggggaagggacctctcctctTGGAGCCGGGCTTTCACCAGCATCCAGGAGGAGATGGCAGAAGACCCGCTGACCTACAAGTCCAAGCTTATGGTGGTGGTGAAGATGGATGCTTCCATCCAGCCGGGTCCTTTCCGGGCCGTGCTGAAGTACCTTTACACGGGGGAGCTGGATGAGAACGAGCGGGACCTCATGCACATCGCTCACATCGCTGAGCTGCTGGAGGTGTTCGACCTCCGCATGATGGTGGCCAACATCCTCAACAACGAGGCGTTCATGAACCAGGAGATCACCAAAGCCTTCCACGTCCGGAGGACCAACCGGGTGAAGGAATGCCTGGCCAAGGGGACTTTCTCGG ATGTCACCTTCGTGCTGGATGACGGTGCTATCAGTGCCCACAAGCCCCTGCTCATCTCCAGCTGCGACTGGATGGCTGCAATGTTCGGCGGCCCCTTCGTGGAGAGCTCCACCAACGAG GTGGCACTTCCTTACACCAGCAAGAGCTGCATGCGGGCGGTGCTGGAGTACCTCTACACCGGGCAGTTCAGCTCCAGCCCCGACCTCGACGACATGAAGCTCATCATCCTCGCCAACCGCCTCTGCCTGCCACATCTGGTGGCTCTCACCG AGCAGTACACCGTCACCGGTCTGATGGAGGCAGCCCAGATGATGGTGGACATCGATGGGGACGTGCTGGTGTTCCTGGAGCTGGCTCAG TTCCATTGCGCCTACCAGCTCGCCGACTGGTGCCTCCACCACATCTGCACCAACTACAACAACGTCTGCCGCAAGTTCCCCCGGGACATGAAGGCCATGTCGGGAG AGAACCAGGAGTACTTCGAGAAGCACCGCTGGCCGCCGGTGTGGTACCTGAAGGAGGAGGATCACTACCAGCGGGCGAAGAAGGAGCGGGAGAAGGAAGACTACCTCCACCTCAAACGGCAGCCCAAGAGGCGGTGGCTCTTCTGGAacgcttcctcctctccttcctcctctccttcatcGTCGGCAGccacagcctcctcttcctccccctcctcctcctcctcggctgtGGTTTGA
- the RHOBTB2 gene encoding rho-related BTB domain-containing protein 2 isoform X2 produces MDSDMDYERPNVETIKCVVVGDNAVGKTRLICARACNATLTQYQLLATHVPTVWAIDQYRVCQEVLERSRDVVDDVSVSLRLWDTFGDHHKDRRFAYGRSDVVVLCFSIANPNSLHHVKTMWYPEIKHFCPRAPVILVGCQLDLRYADLEAVNRARRPLARPIKPNEILPPEKGREVAKELGIPYYETSVVAQFGIKDVFDNAIRAALISRRHLQFWKSHLRNVQRPLLQAPFLPPKPPPPIIIVPDPPSNNEERPAHLLEDPLCADVILVLQEKIKIYAHKIYLSTSSSKFYDLFLMDLSEEDQQSTAGHEERHHGRDFLLRAASFDICESTEEAGSGQRKPCLRASTSDGILRGNRYENGERGLRRGRDLSSWSRAFTSIQEEMAEDPLTYKSKLMVVVKMDASIQPGPFRAVLKYLYTGELDENERDLMHIAHIAELLEVFDLRMMVANILNNEAFMNQEITKAFHVRRTNRVKECLAKGTFSDVTFVLDDGAISAHKPLLISSCDWMAAMFGGPFVESSTNEVALPYTSKSCMRAVLEYLYTGQFSSSPDLDDMKLIILANRLCLPHLVALTEQYTVTGLMEAAQMMVDIDGDVLVFLELAQFHCAYQLADWCLHHICTNYNNVCRKFPRDMKAMSGENQEYFEKHRWPPVWYLKEEDHYQRAKKEREKEDYLHLKRQPKRRWLFWNASSSPSSSPSSSAATASSSSPSSSSSAVV; encoded by the exons ATGGATTCTGACATGGATTATGAGAGGCCAAACGTAGAAACTATCAAGTGCGTCGTGGTCGGGGACAACGCAGTGGGCAAGACCCGGCTCATCTGTGCCCGTGCCTGCAACGCCACGCTGACCCAGTACCAGCTCCTCGCCACCCACGTGCCCACGGTGTGGGCCATCGACCAGTACCGCGTCTGCCAGGAg GTGCTGGAGCGCTCCCGGGATGTGGTAGATGATGTTAGTGTGTCCTTGCGGCTCTGGGACACCTTTGGTGACCACCACAAAGACCGACGCTTTGCCTATGGCAG GTCCGACGTTGTGGTTCTGTGCTTCTCCATCGCTAACCCCAACTCCCTGCACCATGTGAAGACCATGTGGTACCCGGAGATCAAGCACTTCTGTCCCCGCGCGCCCGTCATCCTGGTGGGCTGCCAGCTCGACCTCCGCTACGCCGACCTGGAGGCCGTCAATCGGGCACGGCGACCCTTGGCCAG GCCAATCAAACCTAATGAGATCCTTCCcccggagaaggggagggaggtagCCAAGGAGCTGGGGATCCCCTATTACGAGACGAGCGTGGTGGCCCAGTTTGGCATCAAGGACGTCTTTGACAATGCCATCCGTGCCGCCCTCATCTCCCGCCGTCACCTGCAGTTCTGGAAGTCCCATCTCCGCAATGTGCAGCGAcccctcctccaagcccccttcctgccccccaagccTCCTCCGCCCATCATCATcgtcccagatcctccttccaacAACGAGGAGCGCCCAGCCCACCTCTTGGAGGACCCACTGTGCGCGGACGTCATCCTGGTGCTGCAAGAGAAGATCAAAATCTACGCACACAAGATCTacctctccacctcctcctccaaatTTTACGACCTGTTCCTCATGGACCTGAGCGAGGAGGACCAGCAGAGCACGGCGGGGCACG AGGAGAGGCACCACGGGCGGGATTTCCTCCTCCGAGCCGCTAGTTTTGATATCTGCGAGAGCACCGAGGAGGCCGGATCCGGCCAGCGCAAACCGTGCCTTAGAGCCTCCACCAGTGATGGGATCCTGCGGGGCAACCGCTACGAGAACGGGGAGCGTGGGCTGCGGcggggaagggacctctcctctTGGAGCCGGGCTTTCACCAGCATCCAGGAGGAGATGGCAGAAGACCCGCTGACCTACAAGTCCAAGCTTATGGTGGTGGTGAAGATGGATGCTTCCATCCAGCCGGGTCCTTTCCGGGCCGTGCTGAAGTACCTTTACACGGGGGAGCTGGATGAGAACGAGCGGGACCTCATGCACATCGCTCACATCGCTGAGCTGCTGGAGGTGTTCGACCTCCGCATGATGGTGGCCAACATCCTCAACAACGAGGCGTTCATGAACCAGGAGATCACCAAAGCCTTCCACGTCCGGAGGACCAACCGGGTGAAGGAATGCCTGGCCAAGGGGACTTTCTCGG ATGTCACCTTCGTGCTGGATGACGGTGCTATCAGTGCCCACAAGCCCCTGCTCATCTCCAGCTGCGACTGGATGGCTGCAATGTTCGGCGGCCCCTTCGTGGAGAGCTCCACCAACGAG GTGGCACTTCCTTACACCAGCAAGAGCTGCATGCGGGCGGTGCTGGAGTACCTCTACACCGGGCAGTTCAGCTCCAGCCCCGACCTCGACGACATGAAGCTCATCATCCTCGCCAACCGCCTCTGCCTGCCACATCTGGTGGCTCTCACCG AGCAGTACACCGTCACCGGTCTGATGGAGGCAGCCCAGATGATGGTGGACATCGATGGGGACGTGCTGGTGTTCCTGGAGCTGGCTCAG TTCCATTGCGCCTACCAGCTCGCCGACTGGTGCCTCCACCACATCTGCACCAACTACAACAACGTCTGCCGCAAGTTCCCCCGGGACATGAAGGCCATGTCGGGAG AGAACCAGGAGTACTTCGAGAAGCACCGCTGGCCGCCGGTGTGGTACCTGAAGGAGGAGGATCACTACCAGCGGGCGAAGAAGGAGCGGGAGAAGGAAGACTACCTCCACCTCAAACGGCAGCCCAAGAGGCGGTGGCTCTTCTGGAacgcttcctcctctccttcctcctctccttcatcGTCGGCAGccacagcctcctcttcctccccctcctcctcctcctcggctgtGGTTTGA
- the LOC141475769 gene encoding tumor necrosis factor receptor superfamily member 10B-like, with the protein MRRAPRRRCLLPLLLVVAEAVLETSAVALDRRDKLDPLDPGREGEEYYYVQESNLYCKKCPPGKYVADHCKEPNGSSLCLPCKEDESIGYPNEYTEYPNDFLKCLPCRTCREDEVELSPCRPTSNTQCACRSGTFCSPDHPCEMCQKCRPRCSQDEVELAPCTPHSDRQCGPPTGTLPGSSYNWIAIIAAVAVVLLAVVVIALRLCGCCCCPRDGRDLSRKSCSVVDYLVRRMTRYQRGRPETQDNNRNERRNLVPVPGQDPVTLLRRSFEFFAQDVPYKDWKRYGRALDLLENDIVLAELNDKYSLEPFFQMLHTWLNRQGMNASVNTLLETLRRINLGGVAEDISSKLVQQGFFQYEVS; encoded by the exons gagGCTGTCTTGGAAACTTCTGCGGTAGCACTGGATAGGAGGGACAAGTTGGATCCCTTGGACcctggcagggaaggagaagagtaTTACTATGTCCAGGAGAGCAACCTCTACTGCAAGAAGTGCCCTCCGG GCAAGTACGTCGCGGATCACTGTAAAGAGCCCAATGGCTCCAGCCTGTGTTTGCCGTGTAAAGAAGACGAATCCATCGGATACCCAAACGAATACACCGAATACCCAAATGACTTTTTGAAGTGCCTCCCCTGCCGGACGTGTAGGGAAG ATGAGGTGGAGCTGAGTCCCTGCCGACCCACCAGCAACACCCAGTGCGCCTGCAGGAGCGGCACCTTCTGCTCCCCAGACCACCCCTGCGAGATGTGCCAGAAGTGCCGGCCCCG gtgttCCCAAGACGAAGTGGAGCTGGCTCCCTGCACGCCCCACAGCGACCGCCAGTGTGGTCCCCCCACCGGCACCTTGCCCGGCTCCTCCT ACAACTGGATCGCGATCATTGCGGCGGTAGCTGTGGTCCTGCTTGCTGTTGTGGTCATCGCCCTCCGGCTATGTGGGTGCTGCTGTTGCCCAA GGGACGGGAGGGACCTGAGCAGGAAGTCCTGCAGCGTGGTG GACTACCTGGTGCGGCGGATGACCAGGTACCAGAGAGGGAGGCCGGAGACGCAGGACAACAACCGCAACGAGAGGAGGAATCTGGTTCCCGTGCCGGGACAAGACCCCGTTACCC TTTTGCGACGCTCTTTTGAGTTCTTTGCCCAAGACGTGCCCTACAAGGACTGGAAGAGGTACGGCCGAGCCCTTGATCTGCTGGAGAACGATATTGTCCTCGCGGAACTGAACGACAAGTATTCGCTGGAGCCCTTCTTCCAGATGCTCCACACGTGGCTCAACAGACAAGGGATGAACGCCTCCGTGAACACACTGCTGGAGACCCTGCGCCGCATCAATCTCGGAGGGGTTGCAGAAGACATCTCCTCCAAGCTGGTCCAGCAGGGATTTTTCCAATACGAAGTGAGCTGA